GCCTATGCGGCCTCATGGGGCGTGCTGGCCGCCGGTATCCTGCAAGCGGGCCTGCTGTTCTGGGGTATCCGCCGTGTCGGGGCGAAGATCGGCGTACTCGTCCTGCCGCGCCTGACACCCGATATTAAAAAGCTGATGTGGCTGGCCATTCCCGGCGCTCTGGCCGCCGCCGCCACTCAGATCAACGTCTTTATCTCGCAGGCCTTTTCCTCGGCTGTGCCCGGCGCGCGTTCGTGGCTGAACTACGCCGACCGCCTTTATCAACTGCCGCTCGGGCTTGTGGGTGTCGCCATTGGCGTGGCCCTTCTGCCGGCGCTGTCGCGTGCGGTGCAGGCGCAGGATCATGACGGCGCGCAGAACACCATGGACGACGCCCTCATCTTCTCTATGGCCCTGACCCTGCCGGCTGCCGCCGCGCTGATCGCCATTCCGTTCTTCCTGATCGACGGCCTGTTCACGCGCGGCGAATTCCACGTCTATGACGCCCATCAGACCGCCAGCGCCCTGCTGCATTATGGCTGGGGCGTGCCGGCCTTCGTGCTGACACGCATCCTCAGCCCCGCCTTCTATGCCCGCAAGAACACCTTTGGCCCGATGAAGTTCGCCATGGTCAATGTGGCGGTCAATCTGGTCGTAGGCCTGACCCTGTTCCATTATATCGGCGTGGCCGGTCTTGCCATCGGCACCTCTGCCGGCGCCTGGGCCAATGTCATCCTGATGCTGATCAGCCTGATCCGTCGCAAGATGTGGCACCTCTCTACCCGCAGCGCTTCGGGCCTGACCAAGGTGCTGATCGCCGGCGTCGGCATGGCGGCGTTTCTTTTGGTATGCGATCAGTTCCGCAGCCTGATCGAGGGCCAGATTACCGCCGTCTTCCCGCATGGCGTCAAGGAAATCGCCATTCTGGGGGTTTGTTTCGCCGGCCTCTTCCTTTATATCGGACTGCTCTTTGTAACGGGCGCGATCAAGCCGCGCGAACTGAAGGCGATGCTTAAGCGTCGCTAGGAACTGACATGACCACGACGACCTTCGGGAAACGCATCCTCTCCGGCATCCAGGCCTCTGGCTCGCTGCACCTCGGCAACTATCTCGGCGCGCTGAAGAAGTTCGCCGATATGCAAGGTGATGACGCCGAGCGTTTTTACATGATCGCCGATCTGCACGCGATCACCGTCTGGCAGGAACCGGCCAAGCTGCTTCAGCAAACGCGCGAAATCGCCGCCTGCTATCTGGCCGCCGGCGTTGATATCGACAAGTCGACCATCTTCCCGCAGTCGGCCGTGCGCGCCCACAGCGAAATGGCCTGGCTGCTCAACTGCGTCGCCCGCCTCGGCTGGCTCGACCGCATGACCCAGTTCAAGGACAAGGCTGGCAAGGACAAGGAGCGTGCTTCGGTGGGCCTCTATACCTATCCGGTGCTGCAGGCCGCTGACATTCTCGTTTACAAGGCGACCCATGTGCCGGTCGGCGAGGACCAGCGCCAGCACCTGGAACTGACCCGCGACGTCGCCAAGAAGTTCAACCACGACTTCGACACCGATTATTTCCCGATCCCCGAAACCCTCTATCAGGGGCCCGGCGCGCGCATCATGTCCTTGCGTGACGGCACGGCCAAGATGTCGAAATCCGATCCATCGGATAATTCGCGCATCAACCTGACCGACGACGCCGACACCATCGCTTCCAAGATCAAGAAGGCCAAGTCCGACGCCGACGTGCTGCCGGAAGACGCCGAAGGTCTGGAAAGCCGCCCCGAAGCCAAGAACCTGGTCGGCATCTATGCGGCGCTGGCCGGCGTAACGGTTGCCGACGTGCTCAGGGATTTCGGCGGCAAGGGCTTCGGCACCTTCAAACCGGCCCTGGCTGAGGTCGTGGTCGAAAAAATGTCACCGATTTCGACGAAGCTGCGGCAGCTCATTAACGATCCGGCGGAAATCGACCGGGTTCTGGCCAAGGGCGCCGAGCGCGCCAGTGCCGTGGCCGATCCGGTTGTGAAGGACGTGAAGAAGATTATCGGATTATGGGGGTAGTTGCGGGGTCAAGACCCCTGCACCCCGTTACATAAAGGGAACGGACATGAAGAAACTGGCACTGGTTTTCGTGGGCGCCGCCCTCGCACTCACCGCTTGCGACAAGGCTAAGGAGACCACCACGGTCTCGTCTACCAGCGACGCCAGCGGCGAGGTGGTCAAGGCCAGCCTCAACATGACGGACTATGCTATGCGGGCGGCGCTCGGCAACAATCCGAACACCGCCGCCTACGTCACCATCGCCAACAAGGGCAGCACCGCCGATCGCCTGCTCTCCGCCTCCTGCACCTGCGCCACCACCACAACCCTGCATACCATGAAGATGAATGGCACGGTGATGGAAATGGCCGAGGCCAACGATGGCTTCGAGATCCTCTCCGGCGACACCCTGACCTTCGCCCCCGGCGGTAATCACATCATGTTGGAAGGCCTGACCGAACGCCCCAAGGCGGGCGATAAGGTCGATGTCACGCTGGTGTTTGAAAAGGCCGGCCCGATTACCCTGTCCATGCCCGTCTCCAACACGCCCTTGGCCAAGACCGGCACGTCCGGTAACATGGATCACGGCGACATGAAGATGTAAGTCAGCTTTTCAGGGTTTCCGCCATGAAGTCCTGAAACGCTTCCAGGGTTGAGGCCAGCGCCGCCTGGTCATAGGCCATGATCCGTGTCTTATCGATGCCCTCTTCGTCAAAGGCATGGGTGGCGTTGAAGGTCAGGGTCTCGACCGCTACGCCCTGTTTGCGCAAACTCCGCACCAGTTTCAGCGAATGACGATAGCTGGCGAGGTGATCTTTCAGCGTCAGCACCGCCATCGTCTTCGGCTTGTGCGCCCACGGCCGAGTTACCGAGCGCGCCATGATATTGATATAGGGGTAGACGAGGAACAGCCCCGTCACGCCATCCAGCCATGACGCCGCCGGATCGCTGAGGCGGGCATCACCGGGCTTGTCGAGCTTTTGCGTCATCAGATCCATAATGGCCCAGGCGCCGTGGCTCCAGCCGGCCAGCATAAGGCGCGACCTATCGATCTCTGGCCGTTGCGACACACCATAAAGCGCCGCCAGCACATCGCCGGAACGTTCATAGCCGCGCAGTTTCAGCCCCTTGCACACCCAGTTCGAGGCGTGTTTGCGCGACCACCCGCGGGGTGCGAAACTATCGATGATATAGGCGCGGATGCCGGCCCGCGCCGCCATCTGGCAATAGATCAGCAGGTTTTCGGCAATGCCGCCGCAGCCATGAAACAGCAGAATCGCCGGGCGCGGCAGATCATCCGGCGGGCCGTAGGTCAGAATATGGGGCGCCAGTCTCTCAAAGCGCTGGTGCAGCGTATCGAGCGCCATGGCGTTTAACCGGCTGCGCGTTCGGAAGCTTGCGGCAGGTCGAAAAGCCCGGTGGTGAAACTCAGAAGGGTTTCGAGCGAGGTCTGCATGATATCGGCGTCATACCTCATCACCATGCCCTTATTGTCTTCCTCATCGAAGGCGTGTGTGGCGTCGAGTTGTAGCGTGGTGACATCGACGCCTTGCGCCTGCAATTTTAGAAAGGTTTTTTCGGCATGCTTGATCGGTGTTAGATGATCTTTCTTCGCCAGCACGGCAAAGGTTCTGGGTTTGAACTGCCAGGGCACCGAATTGGTGCGGGCGGGAAAATTGAGATAGGCATAGATGAGGAAAAGGCCCTTCACGCGCGCGACCAGAGCCGGATCGGGATCGGCGATCTTGACGTTGCCAGACGTGCTCAGCGGTGAGGTCATCAGGTCCATGATCGACCAGCCGCCATGGCTGAAACCGGTGAGGATCACCTTGTCCATATCGACGCGGCCGCTTTGCTTAAGCCCCCACAGCACCGACAGCACATCACCGGCGCGCTCATAGCCCTGCAACACCGCGCCAGTGCAGATTAATGAGACGGCAAAGTTACGATCCCAGCCACGCGGTGTGAAACTATCGACGACATAGGCGCGCGCACCGGTCAGGGCCACGGCTTGCGCATAAAGGTGAACGTGGGGCCGCATGCCGCCGCAGCCATGGAACATAACGACCGCCGGTCGGACCAGCTCATCCTGCGGCCCGTACACCGTGATGTGCGGTTCCAGCAGAGCATAGCGCTGCGCCATCGTATCCATGTCATTCCCCCATTCTTGTAGCTCAAGCGCCCCCTTGAGCTCTGAAATCCTAGATAAAGGTATCCTTGAGGAAACCTTCGAACGCCGCCACGGTTTTTTCATGGCTACGCTGATCATAGGCCATTAGCGGACCAAAATGAAGACTGCTGTCTTCATCGAAGCAATGGGTGCAATCGAGATCGAGCCGTTCGATCGGCACGCCCTCGCTTTTCAAATGATTGAAGATATGGTCGGCGTGGCTGTGTGCGGTCAGGAAATCCTGTTTGGCCAGCACGGCCAGTGTCTTGGGATTATATTCCCAGCCATGCGTATTGGAACGCGCTGGGAAATTGACATACGGATAGACGAGGAACACACCCTTGACGCCCGCCATCGGCTCTGGAGTCGGGTTTTTCAGGCGGGCTTCGCCGTCGCGGGTCAGCTTTTCGGTCATCAGGTCCATAATGGCCCAGCCGCCGTGGCTCCAGCCAGCCAGCATGATCTGGTCGGCATCGACCTCCGGACGCTGGCCGAGGCCCCAGATCGCCGCCAGCACATCGCCCGAACGTTCATAGCCATGCAGGGCCAGGCCGGTGCAGACCAAACTCATCGCGGCATTGTGATCCCAGCCGCGCGGCAGGAAGGAATCGATGACATAGGCGCGATAGCCGAGCGCCTCGGCCTGACGGGCATAGGCATGGATATGATCGCGCACGCCATTACAGGCGTGAAAAAGCAGCACGGCCGGGCGCGGCGTCTTGTCGCTGGGGCCGTAGGCGGTGATGTAGGGTTCAAGGATGGAAAATCGGTGCTGAATTGTATCGAGCAATCACTTTATCCCTTGCAAAACGCCTGAACTGTCACACATATGGTTACGTATTGATGGTGCACCGCAGGATCATCCTCTGGTGAATCAGAAATCGGCCCTAAAAGCCAGTGTTTAATATATTTAGCCAGCGAGTTCTTTCCTTATGACGACCCCTTCGCGCACCCCGAATTACCCTATCCTGCCACAGTTTACCGAGCGTTGGTCGCCCCGCGCCTTTGCCGACAAGCCTGTGACCGAGGAGCAGGTTTTGACTGTTCTCGAAGCCGCGCGCTGGGCGCCGTCGGCCTCCAACCTACAGCCGTGGCGTTTCTTTTATGGCGTGAAGGGGCAGCCGGAATTCGACACCCTGTTGTCGCTGCTGATCCCCTTCAACGAAGGCTGGGCGAAGAATGCCGGCGCCCTGATCTTCGTCACCTCGGTCAAGACGTTTGATGGCGAGCGCCAAAACATCACCAACAGCTTTGACGCCGGTTCGGCCTTTATGTCGCTGAGCCTGCAAGCCCATGCGCTCGGCCTCGTGGCCCACTGCATGGCGGGCATAGAGTATGACAAGGCGCCGATTGTGCTCGAACTGCCGGAAAACCTCAAGGTCGAGGCCGCCGTCGCCATTGGTTATCAGGGCGATGTCAGCACCCTGGCTGATTTCCTTCAGCCGCGTGAGGCGCCTTCGCAGCGTCAGGCCCTGTCGGATATGGCCTTCAAGGGCAAGTTCACCGGTGACATCAAAGCGCCGGTTTAAGCTTTAAGGTAGGCCCCATAAGAAAGCCCCCTGAAGTTTAACTTCAGGGGGCTTTTTGCTGAGCTTGGAAGTAAGAAACCCCACCACCATTTCGCTAGTCCTCACTTGAGGCGTGGTGGTGGTGGGGTTTCTTACTTGAATTAGTGTCTGAAAACTCTAACGCCGGTGAAGACCATCGCCAGTCCGGCGGCGTCGGCGGCGTCGATCACCGCTTGATCGCCCATCGAACCGCCCGGCTGGATGATGGCGGTGGCGCCGGCAGCAGCGGCTTCCAGCAGGCCATCGGGGAACGGGAAGAAGGCTTCCGAGGCGCAGGCCGACCCCTTGGCCAGAGACTCGGTCAGGCCCAGACCTTCCGCGGCCTCCTGAGCGCGCAGGCGGGCGATGCGGGCGGAATCGCGGCGGTTCATCTGACCGGCGCCGATACCCGCCGTGCGGCCATCCTTGGCGTAGACGATGGCGTTCGACTTGACGTGCTTGGCGATGGTGAAGGCGAACAGCATGTCCTCAATCTCGGCTGGGGTCGGCTGGCGCTTGGTGACCACTTTCAGATCCGCCGCGGTGATGCGGGCGGTGTCGCGCGACTGGACCAGCATGCCGCCGGCCACCGAACGGAACACCTGACCGCCGGCCAGCGGATCGGGCAGGGAGCCGGTGATCAAGAGGCGCAGGTTCTTCTTGGCGGCGAACACGGCGATGGCGTCTTCATCGACATCCGGCGCCACCACCACCTCGGTGAAGACCTCGACGATCTTTTCGGCGGTGGCCTTGTCGAGCTTGCGGTTGAGCGCCACGATGCCACCGAAGGCCGACACCGGATCGCATTCGAGCGCGCGCTTATAGGCGGTCAAAAGGTCCGGGCCGGTGGCGACGCCGCACGGATTGGCGTGCTTGACGATGACGCAGGCGGCCGAAGCGGCGGGGTCGAATTCCGACGCCAGTTCGATGGCGGCGTCGGTATCGGCGACGTTGTTGTAGCTCAGTTCCTTGCCCTGCAATTGCTTGGCGGTAGCGACGCCGGGGCGATCTTCGCCGGTCTTGTAGAAGGCGGCGGACTGGTGTGGGTTTTCACCGTAGCGCATGGTTTGCAGGCGGGTGGCGCCGATGGTCTTGCGTTCGGGGTAGGCATCGCCCAACTGACCGGCGAACCAGGTCGAGACGGCGGCATCGTAAGAGGCTGTGCGGGCGAAAGCGCGGGCAGCCAGGGATTTACGAAGGGCCAGCGATGTCGTGCCGGTGTGCTTAAGGGCGGCTAGCACTTCATCCATGCCGGCCTTGTCGACGCACACGCTGACATAGGGGTGGTTCTTGGCCGATGAGCGGATCATGGCCGGTCCGCCGATGTCGACGTTTTCGATGGCGGCTTCAAAGGCCCCGCCGCTTTGAATAGTGGCCTCGAACGGATAGAGGTCGATCCAGACGATATCGATCGGCTGGATGTCGTGGTCTTTCAGCGCCTGCGCGTGTTCGGGGGCATCACGATAGGCGAGCAGCGCGCCGTGCACCTTAGGATGAAGCGTCTTGACGCGACCATCCATCATTTCCGGAAAACCGGTAATGTCGGCCACGTCCCTGACGGCGATATTGGC
The window above is part of the Asticcacaulis sp. MM231 genome. Proteins encoded here:
- the purH gene encoding bifunctional phosphoribosylaminoimidazolecarboxamide formyltransferase/IMP cyclohydrolase; this encodes MPAAPDFPPAADLVTPKRALISLSDKTGLIEAGQALVAAGVELLSTGGTKAALQKANIAVRDVADITGFPEMMDGRVKTLHPKVHGALLAYRDAPEHAQALKDHDIQPIDIVWIDLYPFEATIQSGGAFEAAIENVDIGGPAMIRSSAKNHPYVSVCVDKAGMDEVLAALKHTGTTSLALRKSLAARAFARTASYDAAVSTWFAGQLGDAYPERKTIGATRLQTMRYGENPHQSAAFYKTGEDRPGVATAKQLQGKELSYNNVADTDAAIELASEFDPAASAACVIVKHANPCGVATGPDLLTAYKRALECDPVSAFGGIVALNRKLDKATAEKIVEVFTEVVVAPDVDEDAIAVFAAKKNLRLLITGSLPDPLAGGQVFRSVAGGMLVQSRDTARITAADLKVVTKRQPTPAEIEDMLFAFTIAKHVKSNAIVYAKDGRTAGIGAGQMNRRDSARIARLRAQEAAEGLGLTESLAKGSACASEAFFPFPDGLLEAAAAGATAIIQPGGSMGDQAVIDAADAAGLAMVFTGVRVFRH
- a CDS encoding dienelactone hydrolase family protein; amino-acid sequence: MLDTIQHRFSILEPYITAYGPSDKTPRPAVLLFHACNGVRDHIHAYARQAEALGYRAYVIDSFLPRGWDHNAAMSLVCTGLALHGYERSGDVLAAIWGLGQRPEVDADQIMLAGWSHGGWAIMDLMTEKLTRDGEARLKNPTPEPMAGVKGVFLVYPYVNFPARSNTHGWEYNPKTLAVLAKQDFLTAHSHADHIFNHLKSEGVPIERLDLDCTHCFDEDSSLHFGPLMAYDQRSHEKTVAAFEGFLKDTFI
- a CDS encoding dienelactone hydrolase family protein is translated as MALDTLHQRFERLAPHILTYGPPDDLPRPAILLFHGCGGIAENLLIYCQMAARAGIRAYIIDSFAPRGWSRKHASNWVCKGLKLRGYERSGDVLAALYGVSQRPEIDRSRLMLAGWSHGAWAIMDLMTQKLDKPGDARLSDPAASWLDGVTGLFLVYPYINIMARSVTRPWAHKPKTMAVLTLKDHLASYRHSLKLVRSLRKQGVAVETLTFNATHAFDEEGIDKTRIMAYDQAALASTLEAFQDFMAETLKS
- the murJ gene encoding murein biosynthesis integral membrane protein MurJ, translated to MSVAEIETPEAPENQPGRKSSGLVKNSLINSFFTLISRFMGLARDLVISAVLGASGNIAADAYYTALSFPNLFRRIFAEGAFTAAFVPSYSAVLVQEGPEAADKLARDAMATLTFATLVLTLASQLTMPWLMHVINPGYFSDPAKFKLAIILTQITMPYLPCMAIVALMSGVLNARGRFIISAAVPTVLNAVMLIAVIPQHDPIQAAYAASWGVLAAGILQAGLLFWGIRRVGAKIGVLVLPRLTPDIKKLMWLAIPGALAAAATQINVFISQAFSSAVPGARSWLNYADRLYQLPLGLVGVAIGVALLPALSRAVQAQDHDGAQNTMDDALIFSMALTLPAAAALIAIPFFLIDGLFTRGEFHVYDAHQTASALLHYGWGVPAFVLTRILSPAFYARKNTFGPMKFAMVNVAVNLVVGLTLFHYIGVAGLAIGTSAGAWANVILMLISLIRRKMWHLSTRSASGLTKVLIAGVGMAAFLLVCDQFRSLIEGQITAVFPHGVKEIAILGVCFAGLFLYIGLLFVTGAIKPRELKAMLKRR
- a CDS encoding nitroreductase family protein translates to MTTPSRTPNYPILPQFTERWSPRAFADKPVTEEQVLTVLEAARWAPSASNLQPWRFFYGVKGQPEFDTLLSLLIPFNEGWAKNAGALIFVTSVKTFDGERQNITNSFDAGSAFMSLSLQAHALGLVAHCMAGIEYDKAPIVLELPENLKVEAAVAIGYQGDVSTLADFLQPREAPSQRQALSDMAFKGKFTGDIKAPV
- a CDS encoding copper chaperone PCu(A)C, with amino-acid sequence MKKLALVFVGAALALTACDKAKETTTVSSTSDASGEVVKASLNMTDYAMRAALGNNPNTAAYVTIANKGSTADRLLSASCTCATTTTLHTMKMNGTVMEMAEANDGFEILSGDTLTFAPGGNHIMLEGLTERPKAGDKVDVTLVFEKAGPITLSMPVSNTPLAKTGTSGNMDHGDMKM
- a CDS encoding dienelactone hydrolase family protein; amino-acid sequence: MDTMAQRYALLEPHITVYGPQDELVRPAVVMFHGCGGMRPHVHLYAQAVALTGARAYVVDSFTPRGWDRNFAVSLICTGAVLQGYERAGDVLSVLWGLKQSGRVDMDKVILTGFSHGGWSIMDLMTSPLSTSGNVKIADPDPALVARVKGLFLIYAYLNFPARTNSVPWQFKPRTFAVLAKKDHLTPIKHAEKTFLKLQAQGVDVTTLQLDATHAFDEEDNKGMVMRYDADIMQTSLETLLSFTTGLFDLPQASERAAG
- the trpS gene encoding tryptophan--tRNA ligase, which produces MTTTTFGKRILSGIQASGSLHLGNYLGALKKFADMQGDDAERFYMIADLHAITVWQEPAKLLQQTREIAACYLAAGVDIDKSTIFPQSAVRAHSEMAWLLNCVARLGWLDRMTQFKDKAGKDKERASVGLYTYPVLQAADILVYKATHVPVGEDQRQHLELTRDVAKKFNHDFDTDYFPIPETLYQGPGARIMSLRDGTAKMSKSDPSDNSRINLTDDADTIASKIKKAKSDADVLPEDAEGLESRPEAKNLVGIYAALAGVTVADVLRDFGGKGFGTFKPALAEVVVEKMSPISTKLRQLINDPAEIDRVLAKGAERASAVADPVVKDVKKIIGLWG